The Nitrospira sp. genome has a window encoding:
- a CDS encoding response regulator: MPSVLVVDDQDQVRQLIRETLEQTGYEVEEARDGKEGVERYRTKPVDLVIMDILMPDQDGLEGIMVLRREFPDARVIAMTGGSDAIGFGNVLDIATMLGVRRTLQKPFDLKVLLDTVASEMID; the protein is encoded by the coding sequence ATGCCGTCGGTCCTCGTAGTTGACGATCAGGACCAAGTCCGCCAGCTCATTCGTGAAACCCTGGAGCAAACCGGCTATGAGGTCGAAGAAGCTCGGGATGGGAAAGAGGGGGTAGAGCGATATCGTACGAAGCCGGTGGATCTTGTGATCATGGACATCCTGATGCCTGATCAAGATGGGCTCGAAGGCATTATGGTGCTTCGACGGGAATTCCCCGACGCTCGTGTGATTGCCATGACCGGAGGATCTGACGCCATCGGCTTCGGCAATGTCTTAGATATCGCTACGATGCTCGGCGTCAGACGGACTCTTCAAAAGCCCTTCGACCTGAAGGTACTCCTTGATACGGTTGCTTCAGAAATGATCGACTAA
- a CDS encoding PAS domain S-box protein, which translates to MTAVIFLVLLLLVGLSLWIAIRQHRENVLQARVIAATNCGVLVTDATLLHHPIIYANPAVLSLTGYAESDLVGQTTAMLNGPGTDRGAIEKLALALQDGRSCRVSLRQYRKNGTSFWNEVTLSPIEDRTGRLRSVIWIMNDVSHLRQVEAERHRKMASSTVLCDFAREGMLVTTASELMYVNQAGLTILGATSAGEIIGSQYLDFVHYEQQEAVRLWIAQTVGSRQSNSRLETKFVRCDGQEVVVVLSVAPIMWDGKESVLVCFSDSSGQHPIEIESFNRRPQFVQAQANAYHDMWGWAIGNGAEIWSEEHYRVLGYEPGSVPPTYETFKKALHPEDRERVLSLVEETFTSDRPYDLECRIIQPGGDIRFVRCRGVLIRGSSDQPIRMSGKIDDITDYKLLAAMAEERDLQLKTVLESTSDGMLLVRQDGTISLINSHIERMFGYVREELLGRPVECLLSARDREDQRERRDACFSLAGSGPLEIIREVHGRRKDGVEFPVGVRLSPVYQSKGRTIIMMISDLAACQQPTQASEEIKARCDLAVLTGQVGIFEHDHRTNTQIWSPILREIYGVREDESPSLDRYLELVHPGDRERLRAAMVQVLDHEKEKRYTVEHRLIRPNGSVRHIRLRAVTQCEDAGSRRRPTHTIGMVVDITDQVNASLVVQVVEEMETMRSLIGGIAHELNNSLTAVLGFSELALGLIPAETKAHRHVNQVIAAGRKAREVAQKIRRGLDHASSYPVTRAAEINSDQERSTVSIEVSDAVGPRS; encoded by the coding sequence ATGACTGCTGTTATCTTCCTGGTCTTGCTCTTGCTCGTAGGGCTTTCACTCTGGATTGCCATTCGACAGCATCGAGAGAATGTTCTGCAGGCGAGGGTGATCGCGGCGACAAATTGCGGCGTCCTTGTGACGGATGCGACACTCCTACATCATCCCATCATCTATGCGAATCCCGCGGTTCTGTCGTTAACCGGCTATGCCGAGTCTGACCTCGTTGGTCAGACAACGGCGATGTTGAACGGTCCTGGAACTGATCGGGGAGCGATCGAAAAACTCGCATTGGCTCTCCAAGACGGACGGTCGTGTCGCGTATCGCTGCGGCAGTACCGCAAGAATGGGACGTCGTTTTGGAATGAGGTGACCTTGTCACCGATTGAGGATCGGACAGGACGGCTCCGGTCGGTTATCTGGATCATGAACGATGTGTCCCACCTCCGGCAGGTGGAAGCGGAGCGTCATCGTAAGATGGCATCCTCGACGGTTCTGTGTGATTTTGCCAGAGAAGGTATGCTGGTAACAACCGCGTCCGAGCTCATGTATGTCAACCAGGCTGGGTTGACTATCCTGGGCGCCACTTCGGCCGGGGAAATCATCGGCAGCCAGTATTTGGATTTCGTGCACTATGAGCAACAAGAGGCCGTACGCCTCTGGATTGCACAGACTGTAGGATCACGTCAGTCGAACAGCCGGTTGGAAACGAAGTTTGTACGATGTGATGGGCAGGAAGTGGTTGTCGTTCTGTCTGTGGCTCCTATCATGTGGGATGGAAAAGAATCCGTGCTGGTCTGTTTTTCTGACAGTTCCGGCCAGCACCCAATTGAAATCGAATCCTTCAACAGACGGCCTCAGTTCGTGCAAGCCCAGGCGAATGCGTACCATGATATGTGGGGATGGGCCATCGGGAATGGCGCAGAGATTTGGTCGGAAGAGCACTATCGTGTGCTGGGATATGAACCAGGTTCAGTACCGCCAACCTATGAGACCTTTAAGAAGGCTCTCCACCCAGAAGACCGCGAGCGTGTTCTCTCCCTGGTCGAGGAAACCTTTACTTCGGATCGCCCCTATGATCTCGAGTGTCGGATCATCCAGCCTGGTGGCGATATTCGATTTGTCCGTTGCCGTGGAGTACTGATACGAGGTTCTTCCGATCAACCTATTCGGATGTCTGGAAAGATTGATGATATCACGGACTACAAGTTGCTGGCGGCGATGGCTGAAGAACGAGATCTTCAATTGAAGACGGTCCTGGAGTCGACCTCCGACGGTATGCTGCTGGTTCGTCAAGATGGCACCATCTCCCTTATCAATAGCCATATCGAACGAATGTTTGGGTATGTTCGAGAGGAACTCCTAGGGCGACCTGTCGAGTGTTTGCTGTCAGCGCGAGATCGTGAGGACCAGCGAGAAAGGCGTGACGCCTGTTTCTCACTGGCCGGCTCCGGTCCCCTCGAGATCATTCGAGAAGTGCACGGACGTCGCAAGGATGGTGTGGAGTTTCCGGTCGGGGTTCGGCTGTCTCCTGTTTATCAGTCCAAGGGAAGGACAATCATTATGATGATAAGCGATCTCGCTGCTTGTCAGCAGCCTACACAGGCGAGCGAGGAGATCAAGGCTCGATGTGATCTTGCAGTCCTGACCGGACAGGTGGGGATCTTTGAGCATGACCACCGGACGAACACCCAGATTTGGTCGCCGATCTTGCGTGAGATCTATGGGGTCAGGGAGGACGAGTCACCTTCTCTGGATCGCTATCTGGAGTTGGTCCATCCCGGAGATCGAGAGAGGCTGCGCGCCGCGATGGTGCAGGTCCTCGATCATGAGAAAGAGAAGCGGTATACGGTTGAACACAGGCTGATCCGGCCGAACGGATCCGTCCGACACATTCGTCTTCGAGCCGTGACGCAGTGTGAAGATGCGGGGAGCAGACGGCGACCCACGCACACGATCGGGATGGTGGTCGACATCACGGATCAGGTGAATGCCTCACTGGTGGTCCAAGTTGTGGAGGAGATGGAGACCATGAGGAGCTTGATTGGTGGCATTGCCCACGAGCTCAACAATAGTCTTACTGCAGTGCTGGGCTTCAGCGAGTTGGCGCTGGGCTTGATTCCAGCCGAGACCAAAGCCCACCGCCATGTTAATCAAGTCATCGCTGCGGGGAGAAAAGCCCGCGAGGTGGCTCAGAAGATTCGCCGTGGTCTAGATCATGCGTCGTCCTATCCGGTCACTCGGGCAGCCGAGATCAATTCCGATCAGGAACGATCGACTGTGTCCATCGAGGTCTCGGATGCCGTCGGTCCTCGTAGTTGA
- a CDS encoding response regulator transcription factor produces the protein MLTTKTQVQTIRVLLVDDHEVIRVGLRTVLAQNQGITVVGEAGTMADAILEAQKLKPDVVLMDVRLPDGSGVDACREILGALPATRVIFLTSYADDDSVLAAVLAGAQGYVLKEIDSPGLLEAIRSVAKGQSILDSTVTERALRWLRGVHDLPAPPGTDQLSSQEERVVALVAEGKTNKEIAVALGLSDKTVKNYLANVFQKLRITRRAQAAAFFVKRQG, from the coding sequence ATGCTCACAACTAAAACTCAAGTTCAAACCATTCGTGTGTTGCTTGTCGATGATCACGAAGTGATACGCGTGGGGCTTCGGACGGTGCTGGCTCAAAACCAGGGCATTACCGTGGTAGGAGAGGCCGGGACGATGGCGGATGCCATTCTGGAGGCTCAGAAGCTCAAACCCGATGTGGTATTGATGGATGTACGGCTTCCCGACGGTTCCGGTGTCGATGCCTGCCGAGAGATTCTTGGGGCTCTCCCAGCCACCCGAGTCATTTTCTTGACGTCGTATGCGGACGATGATTCAGTGCTCGCGGCCGTACTCGCCGGGGCACAAGGCTATGTCCTCAAGGAAATCGACTCGCCGGGACTGCTGGAAGCCATTCGTTCGGTCGCCAAGGGGCAATCCATTCTAGATTCGACGGTGACCGAACGAGCCCTCAGATGGTTGCGAGGAGTCCATGATCTCCCGGCCCCTCCAGGTACGGATCAACTTTCGTCTCAGGAAGAACGAGTTGTGGCATTAGTTGCCGAGGGGAAGACCAACAAAGAGATCGCGGTCGCGCTCGGGCTCAGTGACAAGACCGTGAAAAACTACCTTGCAAATGTCTTTCAGAAGCTTCGGATCACGCGGCGCGCCCAGGCGGCCGCCTTTTTTGTCAAACGACAAGGCTGA
- a CDS encoding PAS domain S-box protein translates to MSATSHPPEMELLRKQVADLVRELTERDQTIRHQNRQMDGELQDLREQSEMLRAIVAGTAAETGEEFFKTLVLHLCSVFGVQYAIVGEIQPAAVRKIRTIAVSSGGSLVENFEYFPADTPCEVALNHSLACFDQGVRASFPTLGRFNQLGVESYCGLSLRAKDGTVIGLLVVMDTKPLRHAHRLKSFMTVFASRAGAELQRRQAEHELCHRERHLIESQALAHLGSWDWEIWSGKMWWSDEQYRLFGHEPKTIPATRDTFLRAIHPDDRNDVKRAIDAALAGRARFDMECRIVRPNREVRAINCRGEVLRDSGGQPISMSGSMLDVTDRNRVEEALQASQRKLRQALQASGTGLWDWNTTTNEVVFSEEWMRQLGYEGGDLSASFETWASLLHPEDRDRAIAYVQEYIAHRKGDYRQEFRLRHKNGTYRWIEARASFVTEVDGRRIRLLGSHTDISERKQMEAAVRESEERYRTLVELSPSGVFVFHEGRTVYVNHTGALLMGAKDVREIIDRPTFEFIHPDYHQDVRENVQRLLSGGVSVHSAERVYLRLDGTPIPVQVEAARISWNGKPAILGLFSDITERKQAQEVVASLNALLEQQVSERTEAWRQSEERFRQFAESVGSSFLIADLSPDAMNVVYVNTAFTFIWGIEREEICRNGSLWLDSVHPEDKERVKANHDRFVAAGTTTVFYCEYRIVGRDGYIRWIADRRVRMTGWEARIAGIAEDITHHKQQLALMQQTEAIGKIGGWELDFVTNRLRWSEETYRLHETTPDLYSPTVETALNFYTPESRPLIAEAIGKGIARGESWDLELELITAMGRPVAVRAAGMVDVINGRAVRAYGTFQDITQRKRAEEALQRAHDELERKVIERTAELQASEERYTRATAIGKVGVWDLDVRNGQYQGDTNLKELFGYGPEELSFDPIVWLGLVHPDDQPIAMKHWELVQRGAVEECHYELRMVRKDGSIIWTDVRCHAVRDRNGRLTHLIGATVDITERKEAEQALRASEELFSKAFRSSPDPMTLVELDSGRWLDVNDACLSALGCQREQVVGRSGNDIQHWLTPSDQVRFTERLRREGSIRNFEAVLQTACSEHRDYLVSAEQIEYHGKPCMITVSRDITKRRQAEQALWKSQQAIRALHDISSAQGQSFKDRIEALLQLGCRILELPIGMETDLKGEELEVKRVNAPGTAFYEGMRVPLDKTYCAEALRRNGPLSFEHAGASAEWQHHPAYAALKLESYIGTPINGLERNYGTLCFGGVEPRGKDFTESDKDFVQLMARWLGGELDRQTALDDLRGSEERYRTLYDETPSMYFTVNKMGLIRSVNQYGAQYLGYRVEDLVEKPVETIFFEEDRARICAEMDTFFRHPEGVAQWEFRKVRGDGTVLWVREFARVLQQDGEPLALIVCDDITERKHAEHALRESEERFSKAFRTSPHPIGITEAATGRCIEVNDACLHAFGFRREEVIGTTTLLLGIWPNLEDRVRVIERLKAGQPVRNMEFALRAKSGALRYFLTSADLAELNGTLCVVTVANDITDRRHAEEALRLSEERFAKAFQGSPHPVVITELDTGRVVDMNGAASQMLGYGKEEVVEETTLQIGLWDSVDERARYLDLLKRQGSTRNVEVKLRSRSGEVRQCLLSSEVIMLNGTQCAVTVGNDVTERKRMEQALQLTQFSVDQAVEAILWLDPTARIFNVNDTACRMLGYSRPELTAMTVHDIDPNFPVERWTKHWDHLKEQGALAFEAKYWSRTGDVLEMEVTFNYLSHDGKEYGCAILRDIGERKRAEAELHRSHAFLRQVIDTDPGLIFAKDRDGRFAMANKTVADWYGTTVEDLVGKSDADFNPNADEVEFFRENDREVMHTGRDRFIPEEKFTDTKGNTRWFQTVKRPIFDDDGQVRLVVGAATDITERKRMEEMLLQRERDLSAALQERERISQDLHDGILQSLYAVGLGLEGCKPMIKQQPEPVAAKFMSTLDQTIGQLNHVMGEVRNFIAGLESEIIQGGDFPTALRTMVQTMSGASSMTCRIQIDDAAARRLSTEQALHIMNVVREGLSNALRHSRATQIMVSLRELVRTIRLTIRDNGIGFNARSAQGVGHGLRNMAARAQKVRGSFALQSKPWKGTKILLDLPKDGDYAHN, encoded by the coding sequence ATGAGCGCCACAAGCCATCCTCCTGAAATGGAGCTATTGCGGAAGCAGGTTGCCGACTTAGTCCGTGAGTTGACGGAGCGAGACCAGACCATTCGCCATCAGAATAGGCAGATGGATGGTGAGCTCCAAGACCTGCGTGAGCAATCGGAAATGCTTCGAGCTATCGTGGCGGGCACGGCGGCAGAGACCGGCGAGGAGTTTTTCAAGACCCTGGTGCTTCATCTGTGTTCGGTGTTTGGCGTGCAGTATGCCATCGTGGGAGAGATCCAACCCGCGGCCGTCAGGAAAATTCGCACCATCGCGGTTTCCTCAGGAGGCTCGCTCGTTGAAAATTTTGAGTATTTCCCCGCCGACACACCCTGCGAAGTCGCGCTCAACCATTCGTTGGCCTGTTTCGACCAAGGCGTTCGAGCCTCGTTCCCGACATTAGGACGATTCAATCAGCTCGGTGTCGAGAGCTATTGTGGGCTCTCGCTCAGGGCGAAAGACGGGACGGTTATTGGCCTATTAGTAGTTATGGATACCAAACCGCTGCGTCATGCCCACCGGTTGAAATCGTTCATGACCGTGTTCGCCTCACGTGCCGGAGCCGAACTCCAGCGCCGCCAGGCTGAACACGAGCTCTGTCATCGGGAACGTCATCTGATCGAGTCCCAAGCGTTGGCACACCTTGGAAGTTGGGATTGGGAGATATGGAGCGGAAAGATGTGGTGGTCGGATGAGCAGTATCGGCTCTTCGGTCACGAACCCAAAACCATTCCGGCCACGCGTGATACCTTCTTGCGGGCCATCCATCCCGATGATCGAAACGACGTGAAGAGGGCGATCGATGCTGCCCTGGCAGGCCGGGCCCGGTTCGACATGGAATGTCGGATTGTCCGGCCAAACAGGGAGGTTCGTGCCATCAACTGTCGAGGTGAGGTGCTACGAGACAGCGGCGGCCAACCTATTTCCATGTCCGGTAGCATGCTCGATGTCACAGATCGGAATCGGGTGGAGGAGGCACTGCAGGCTTCTCAGCGCAAGCTTCGGCAAGCGCTGCAAGCCTCGGGTACTGGACTATGGGATTGGAACACCACCACAAACGAGGTGGTATTTTCCGAGGAGTGGATGCGCCAGCTTGGATACGAGGGAGGGGACCTTTCAGCTTCCTTTGAGACCTGGGCGAGCCTTCTTCACCCGGAAGATCGGGATCGAGCGATAGCGTATGTGCAGGAGTATATAGCTCATCGGAAGGGCGATTATCGGCAGGAATTTCGCCTACGGCATAAGAACGGCACCTATCGATGGATCGAAGCAAGAGCCTCGTTTGTCACGGAGGTGGATGGTAGACGGATTCGGTTGCTCGGCTCCCATACCGATATCAGCGAGCGCAAGCAGATGGAGGCGGCTGTTCGGGAAAGCGAAGAGCGCTATCGCACGTTGGTCGAGCTGTCCCCTTCCGGTGTATTCGTTTTCCATGAAGGACGGACGGTGTATGTCAACCACACGGGCGCGCTCCTCATGGGAGCCAAGGATGTGCGAGAAATCATCGACCGGCCGACGTTTGAGTTTATCCATCCCGACTATCATCAGGACGTCCGTGAGAATGTACAACGACTCCTGAGCGGTGGCGTCTCTGTCCATAGCGCAGAGCGTGTCTACCTCAGGTTGGACGGAACACCGATTCCGGTTCAGGTCGAAGCAGCCCGGATCTCTTGGAACGGCAAGCCCGCTATTCTCGGTCTCTTTTCCGATATTACCGAGCGCAAGCAGGCACAGGAGGTGGTTGCTTCCCTCAACGCCTTGCTGGAACAGCAGGTGTCTGAACGGACGGAGGCATGGCGCCAGAGTGAGGAGCGCTTTCGTCAATTTGCTGAGTCAGTTGGGTCTTCGTTTCTGATTGCGGACCTTTCGCCGGATGCAATGAACGTCGTGTATGTGAACACGGCGTTCACGTTCATCTGGGGTATCGAACGAGAGGAAATCTGTCGGAACGGGTCGCTGTGGCTCGACTCGGTCCATCCGGAGGACAAGGAACGGGTCAAGGCGAACCACGATCGATTTGTTGCCGCCGGGACGACCACAGTGTTTTATTGCGAGTACCGAATCGTCGGGCGCGACGGGTACATCCGCTGGATCGCCGACCGACGAGTCAGAATGACTGGCTGGGAGGCGCGGATTGCCGGGATTGCAGAGGATATTACACATCACAAGCAGCAGCTTGCGCTGATGCAACAAACGGAAGCCATCGGCAAGATAGGCGGATGGGAGTTGGATTTTGTGACCAATCGCCTCCGATGGAGCGAAGAAACCTACCGGTTGCACGAAACCACGCCGGACTTGTACAGCCCGACGGTGGAAACCGCATTGAATTTCTACACGCCTGAAAGTCGGCCTCTGATCGCGGAAGCGATCGGAAAAGGGATTGCCAGGGGTGAGTCGTGGGACCTTGAGTTGGAGCTCATCACGGCGATGGGGCGGCCAGTTGCCGTGCGTGCAGCCGGGATGGTCGACGTCATCAACGGACGAGCCGTGCGAGCCTACGGGACGTTCCAAGACATTACCCAGCGCAAGCGAGCAGAGGAGGCACTCCAGCGGGCTCATGATGAATTGGAACGCAAAGTCATCGAGCGTACGGCAGAATTGCAGGCCAGCGAGGAGCGCTACACACGTGCGACGGCCATCGGCAAGGTCGGGGTGTGGGATCTGGATGTCAGAAATGGCCAATACCAAGGAGATACCAATCTGAAGGAACTGTTTGGCTATGGCCCAGAAGAACTGTCATTCGATCCCATTGTGTGGTTGGGCTTGGTCCATCCAGACGATCAGCCGATTGCCATGAAGCACTGGGAGTTAGTGCAAAGGGGAGCAGTCGAAGAGTGCCACTATGAGCTTCGCATGGTGAGAAAAGATGGATCTATTATTTGGACCGACGTGCGATGCCATGCGGTTCGAGACCGCAACGGACGATTGACGCACTTGATCGGTGCGACAGTCGACATCACCGAGCGTAAGGAAGCGGAACAAGCGCTACGGGCCAGTGAAGAACTATTCTCAAAAGCGTTCCGGTCCAGCCCTGACCCAATGACCTTGGTTGAGCTCGACTCGGGACGGTGGCTCGACGTCAACGACGCCTGTCTGTCCGCTCTCGGCTGTCAACGAGAGCAGGTGGTCGGGCGATCGGGGAACGACATCCAGCATTGGCTCACGCCGAGTGATCAGGTTCGCTTCACCGAGAGATTGCGCCGAGAGGGTTCGATCCGCAATTTCGAAGCTGTGTTGCAGACGGCCTGCAGTGAACACCGCGACTACCTCGTGTCTGCAGAGCAGATCGAGTACCACGGAAAACCGTGCATGATCACAGTCAGTCGAGACATTACCAAGCGGAGGCAGGCAGAACAGGCGCTCTGGAAGAGTCAGCAGGCCATTCGAGCATTGCATGATATCTCGTCGGCGCAAGGGCAGTCCTTCAAAGATCGGATTGAAGCGTTGCTCCAACTTGGCTGCCGCATCTTGGAACTTCCGATCGGGATGGAGACCGATCTCAAGGGTGAGGAGCTGGAGGTCAAGCGGGTAAACGCACCAGGCACGGCATTTTACGAGGGCATGCGCGTGCCGCTGGACAAGACATACTGTGCTGAAGCTCTCCGCCGGAACGGGCCGCTGAGTTTCGAACATGCCGGAGCTTCGGCCGAATGGCAGCACCATCCCGCCTATGCTGCATTGAAGTTGGAATCGTACATCGGGACTCCCATCAATGGGCTAGAACGCAATTACGGGACTCTGTGTTTCGGGGGTGTGGAACCCCGCGGAAAAGACTTTACTGAATCCGACAAGGATTTCGTGCAACTGATGGCGCGATGGTTGGGCGGTGAGCTCGATCGCCAAACAGCACTGGACGATCTGCGTGGGAGCGAGGAACGATACCGAACGCTCTATGATGAGACTCCCTCTATGTACTTCACTGTGAATAAGATGGGACTCATCAGATCCGTCAACCAATATGGCGCACAGTACTTGGGTTATCGCGTGGAGGATCTTGTCGAGAAGCCAGTGGAGACGATTTTCTTCGAAGAAGACCGAGCACGCATCTGTGCCGAGATGGACACGTTCTTTCGTCATCCGGAAGGCGTCGCGCAATGGGAGTTTCGCAAGGTGCGAGGGGACGGGACGGTGCTGTGGGTGCGCGAGTTTGCACGTGTGCTGCAGCAGGATGGAGAGCCATTGGCCCTCATCGTGTGCGACGATATCACCGAACGCAAGCACGCGGAGCACGCGCTTCGGGAAAGCGAGGAACGATTCTCCAAAGCTTTCAGAACAAGTCCTCATCCAATCGGGATCACGGAGGCCGCAACGGGACGTTGCATCGAGGTGAATGACGCCTGTCTGCACGCGTTCGGGTTTCGTCGTGAGGAAGTGATCGGAACCACCACGTTGTTGCTCGGGATTTGGCCGAATCTCGAAGATCGAGTGCGGGTCATTGAACGATTGAAAGCGGGGCAGCCGGTACGCAACATGGAGTTTGCCTTACGGGCCAAATCGGGTGCGCTGCGCTACTTTCTGACCTCCGCTGACCTCGCCGAGCTCAACGGAACGCTCTGCGTGGTGACCGTGGCGAACGACATCACGGATCGGAGGCACGCAGAAGAGGCATTGCGCCTTAGCGAAGAGCGGTTTGCCAAGGCATTCCAGGGCAGCCCCCATCCCGTCGTTATTACCGAGTTGGATACCGGTCGAGTCGTGGATATGAATGGTGCTGCCAGTCAGATGTTAGGCTATGGCAAAGAAGAAGTGGTGGAGGAAACGACTTTGCAGATCGGGCTCTGGGATTCTGTGGATGAGCGGGCCCGATACCTGGATCTGTTGAAGCGACAGGGATCGACCCGCAATGTGGAGGTGAAGCTGCGGAGCAGAAGCGGCGAAGTTCGCCAGTGCCTGCTGTCGTCAGAAGTGATCATGTTGAACGGCACGCAATGCGCTGTCACCGTCGGAAATGATGTCACCGAACGCAAACGCATGGAGCAAGCACTGCAGTTGACTCAGTTTTCGGTCGACCAAGCCGTCGAAGCGATTCTGTGGTTGGATCCGACCGCTCGAATATTCAACGTTAACGATACGGCCTGCCGAATGTTGGGGTACTCCAGGCCGGAACTGACGGCGATGACCGTGCATGATATCGACCCCAATTTCCCTGTCGAGCGATGGACGAAGCATTGGGATCATTTGAAGGAACAGGGAGCGTTGGCCTTCGAGGCGAAATATTGGTCGCGCACCGGCGATGTGTTGGAGATGGAGGTGACCTTCAACTATCTGTCGCATGACGGAAAAGAGTACGGCTGTGCGATCTTGAGAGACATCGGAGAACGTAAGCGAGCTGAAGCGGAACTTCACCGGTCGCATGCGTTTTTGAGACAGGTCATCGACACAGACCCGGGACTCATCTTTGCCAAAGATCGGGACGGACGTTTTGCGATGGCCAACAAGACGGTTGCCGACTGGTACGGAACCACGGTGGAAGATTTGGTCGGGAAGTCAGATGCTGACTTCAATCCGAACGCCGATGAGGTGGAGTTTTTTCGGGAAAACGATCGTGAGGTGATGCATACCGGACGGGATCGGTTCATTCCGGAAGAGAAATTCACCGATACCAAGGGGAACACCCGTTGGTTTCAGACCGTGAAACGGCCGATTTTTGATGACGATGGGCAGGTTCGTCTGGTGGTGGGCGCGGCGACCGACATCACTGAGCGCAAGCGAATGGAAGAGATGCTGCTGCAACGCGAGCGGGACTTGAGTGCCGCCCTGCAAGAACGTGAGCGGATCAGTCAGGATCTCCATGACGGGATTCTGCAGTCCTTGTATGCGGTAGGCCTTGGGCTAGAGGGTTGTAAACCGATGATCAAGCAACAGCCGGAACCTGTCGCGGCGAAGTTCATGTCCACACTTGATCAGACGATTGGGCAGCTCAATCACGTGATGGGAGAGGTGCGTAATTTCATTGCGGGTCTAGAGTCTGAGATTATCCAGGGCGGGGACTTTCCAACGGCCCTACGCACCATGGTCCAAACAATGTCCGGTGCTTCTTCGATGACATGTCGTATACAGATCGACGATGCTGCCGCACGTCGTCTGTCCACCGAACAGGCACTTCATATTATGAATGTCGTTCGGGAGGGACTGAGTAATGCGTTGCGGCACAGCCGAGCCACACAGATCATGGTATCGCTCCGAGAACTCGTTCGCACGATTCGTCTCACCATTCGTGACAATGGCATCGGGTTCAATGCGCGGTCGGCTCAAGGCGTTGGTCACGGGTTAAGGAACATGGCAGCCCGGGCTCAAAAGGTCCGAGGATCATTCGCCCTTCAATCGAAGCCATGGAAGGGGACGAAAATCTTACTCGATCTTCCAAAGGATGGTGACTATGCTCACAACTAA